A region from the Gavia stellata isolate bGavSte3 chromosome 12, bGavSte3.hap2, whole genome shotgun sequence genome encodes:
- the HYAL2 gene encoding hyaluronidase-2, which yields MRGGCAAAAVAVPWLALLALARQPPEKPSAAPLLTRRPFLVAWNVPTQDCKPRFQVSLDFSLFDLQASPNEGFVGQNLTIFYKERLGLYPYYTSQRVAINGGVPQNSSLSEHLARLQEGISKYIRSPAKEGLAVIDWEEWRPIWARNWKPKDVYREVSQQLVYQRQPTWSREEVNKQAVFEFESAARQFMVSTLRMAKSFRPKQLWGYYLFPDCYNHDYSKNKESYTGQCPDVEKTRNDQLAWLWRESTALYPSIYLDLLLASTPNSRKFVRARVMEAMRISQQHHDGYSLPVFVYTRPTYIRKLDVLSQPDLISTIGESAALGAAGAIFWGDADYTKNRDSCQIIKNYLEGDLGRYIVNVTTAAQLCSTALCQGRGRCLRQDSAADVFLHLNSTSFQLRRRDGDHPQHPLFWAEGQLSSADTLFLRTHFHCHCYQGWQGSGCHMPAGPRSDAPDPLAPLGLGVLLLLASWH from the exons ATGCGTGGgggctgcgcggcggcggccgtgGCCGTGCCCTGGCTGGCCCTGCTGGCCCtggcccggcagccccctgaGAAGCCGTCAGCTGCCCCCCTGCTCACCCGCCGGCCCTTCCTGGTGGCCTGGAACGTGCCCACCCAGGACTGCAAGCCCCGCTTCCAGGTGTCCCTCGACTTCAGCCTCTTCGACCTGCAGGCCTCCCCCAACGAGGGCTTCGTGGGGCAGAACCTCACCATCTTCTACAAGGAGCGCCTGGGGCTCTACCCCTACTACACCAGCCAGCGCGTGGCCATCAACGGCGGCGTCCCCCAAAACAGCAGCCTGTCCGAGCACCTCGCCCGCCTCCAGGAGGGCATCAGCAAGTACATCCGCTCGCCTGCCAAGGAGGGGCTGGCCGTCATcgactgggaggagtggcggcCCATCTGGGCTCGCAACTGGAAGCCCAAGGACGTCTACCGGGAGGTGTCTCAGCAGCTGGTGTACCAGCGGCAGCCCACCTGGTCCCGCGAGGAGGTGAACAAGCAGGCGGTGTTCGAGTTCGAGTCGGCCGCCCGGCAGTTCATGGTGAGCACCCTGCGCATGGCCAAGAGCTTCCGCCCCAAGCAGCTCTGGGGGTACTACCTCTTCCCCGACTGCTACAACCATGACTACAGCAAGAACAAGGAGAGCTACACCGGGCAGTGCCCGGACGTGGAGAAGACGCGCAACGACCAGCTGGCGTGGCTCTGGAGGGAGAGCACGGCCCTCTACCCCTCCATCTACCTCGACTTGCTCCTGGCATCTACCCCCAACAGCCGCAAGTTTGTGCGGGCAAGGGTGATGGAGGCCATGCGCATCTCGCAGCAGCACCATGATGGCTACTCCCTGCCTGTCTTCGTCTACACCCGGCCCACCTACATCCGCAAGCTGGATGTGCTCAGCCAG CCGGACCTGATCTCCACCATCGGAGAGAGCGCGGCACTGGGTGCAGCTGGGGCCATTTTCTGGGGCGATGCAGACTACACCAAAAACCGG GACTCATGCCAGATCATCAAGAACTACCTGGAGGGGGACCTGGGCCGCTACATCGTGAATGTCACGACGGcggcacagctctgcagcacggCACTGTGCCAGGGCCGGGGCCGCTGCCTGCGCCAGGACAGCGCCGCTGATGTCTTCCTCCACCTCAACTCCACCAGCTTCCAGCTGCGGCGCCGGGATGGGGACCACCCCCAGCACCCGCTCTTCTGGGCTGAGGGCCAGCTGTCCTCAGCTGACACCCTCTTCCTACGGACCCATTTCCACTGCCACTGCtaccagggctggcagggcagtggcTGCCACATGCCCGCTGGTCCTCGCAGTGATGCCCCCGACCCCCTGGCACCGCTGGGACTTGGGGTGCTGTTGTTGCTTGCAAGCTGGCACTAA
- the HYAL1 gene encoding hyaluronidase-1 — MASGWSCWVLLLLLPILVCAKGPGPVLINRPFVTIWNIPTGSCAEKYNVTLNLEVFDVLANDQQSFIGQDITLFYSDKLGLLPYYTSEGVPVNGGLPQNASLQAHLHQASRDIRVTLPSPTYGGLAVIDWEKWRPLWIRNWASMDIYRQESEKLVRQQHPEWPSKLVKETAKQQFEQSARNFMEQTLQLGKTLRPDGYWGFYGFPNCYNNDFDSLPYTGMCPAVEQQRNKELWWLWESSQALYPSIYLPPRLNGTNKVLAYVRHRITEAFAVQRGILDSGIPVLPYSQIAFDRTVDFLSQEDLMNTIGESAAQGAAGIVLWGSLNYSTSKDMCLRLKDYVEGPLGHYIVNVTASADLCSQSLCSGRGRCVRQKNKQGFLHLDPFRFAIDLQAGKPWLMAQSLESGDDVSRLAKEFSCQCYDKWQGPHCDTQGFTK, encoded by the exons ATGGCATCGGGGTGGTCCTGCTGggtcctcctgctgctcctgcccatcCTGGTCTGTGCCAAGGGGCCCGGCCCCGTCCTCATCAACCGCCCCTTCGTCACCATCTGGAACATCCCCACTGGGTCCTGCGCCGAGAAGTACAATGTCACCCTCAACCTGGAGGTCTTCGACGTGTTGGCCAATGACCAACAGTCCTTCATTGGGCAAGACATCACCCTCTTCTACAGTGACAAGCTGGGGCTCCTCCCCTACTACACATCCGAGGGGGTGCCAGTGAACGGGGGGCTCCCCCAGAATGCCAGCCTGCAGGCCCACCTCCACCAGGCCAGCCGGGACATCAGGGTCACCCTGCCCAGCCCTACCTATGGCGGGCTGGCTGTCATCGACTGGGAGAAGTGGCGCCCACTGTGGATCCGCAACTGGGCCTCCATGGACATCTACCGGCAGGAGTCGGAGAAACTGGTGcggcagcagcacccagagTGGCCCTCCAAGCTGGTGAAGGAGACAGCCAAGCAGCAGTTTGAGCAGAGTGCTCGCAACTTCATGGAGCAGACCCTGCAGCTGGGCAAGACTCTCCGTCCCGATGGCTACTGGGGTTTCTATGGCTTCCCCAACTGCTACAATAACGACTTTGACAGCCTGCCCTACACTGGGATGTGCCCGGCGGTGGAGCAGCAGAGGAACAAGGAGCTGTGGTGGCTCTGGGAGAGCAGCCAGGCGCTCTACCCCAGCATCTACCTGCCCCCCCGCCTCAACGGCACCAACAAGGTGCTCGCCTACGTCCGGCACCGCATCACCGAGGCCTTCGCTGTCCAGCGTGGCATCCTCGACAGTGGCATCCCCGTCCTGCCCTACTCCCAGATCGCCTTCGACCGCACCGTCGACTTCCTCTCCCAG GAGGACCTGATGAACACCATCGGGGAGAGCGCAGCTCAGGGCGCCGCTGGCATCGTCCTCTGGGGCAGCCTCAACTACAGCACCTCCAAG GACATGTGCCTGAGGCTGAAGGACTATGTGGAGGGGCCCCTGGGCCACTACATCGTCAATGTGACAGCCAGCGCCGATCTGTGTAGCCAGAGCCTATGCTCCGGCCGGGGCCGCTGCGTGCGCCAGAAGAATAAGCAGGGCTTCCTCCACCTTGACCCCTTCCGCTTTGCCATTGACCTCCAAGCCGGCAAGCCCTGGCTGATGGCCCAGAGCCTGGAGTCCGGTGATGATGTCTCCCGGCTGGCCAAGGAGTTCAGCTGCCAGTGCTATGACAAGTGGCAGGGACCTCACTGCGACACCCAGGGCTTCACCAAGTGA